The proteins below are encoded in one region of Apium graveolens cultivar Ventura chromosome 4, ASM990537v1, whole genome shotgun sequence:
- the LOC141717572 gene encoding putative mitochondrial adenine nucleotide transporter BTL1 isoform X1 — MTQKSRPDSKQHKSLCLTGNLYGGGGGRGDMAMIINVPKQELELADLKYHHASTHTLPLQLGPPIKQFLRTREVGEFLSGALAGAMTKAVLAPLETIRTRMIVGVGSRHIFGSFLEVIEHQGWRGLWAGNAVNMLRIVPTQAIELATFEYVKRAMTSVQENRKHSDGPNVQIGHVSLNISLSWLSPIALAGAAAGVVSTLVCHPLEVLKDRLTISPDAYPCLSLAIGKIYNSGGIGGFYAGLSPTLIGMLPYSTCYYFMYETLKQSYCRGQKKHSLSRAEMLLLGALSGFTASTISFPLEVARKRLMVGTLQGRCPPNMAAALSEIVKNEGILGLYRGWGASCMKVMPSSGITWMFYEAWKDILLAGRHSQ; from the exons ATGACCCAAAAATCACGTCCAGACTCTAAG CAGCACAAGAGCCTTTGCTTAACGGGGAACTTGTACGGCGGCGGCGGCGGCCGTGGAGATATGGCCATGATTATTAATGTCCCAAAACAAGAGTTGGAGCTTGCTGACCTCAAGTACCACCATGCTTCCACCCACACCCTTCCTTTGCAATTAGGACCCCCTATCAAA CAATTTCTGAGGACTAGAGAAGTAGGTGAGTTTCTCAGTGGTGCTCTGGCAGGAGCCATGACCAAAGCTGTTCTCGCGCCTCTCGAAACCATTAG GACAAGAATGATTGTTGGTGTGGGCTCCAGACATATTTTTGGTAGTTTCCTTGAGGTCATCGAACATCAGGGTTGGCGAGGATTATGGGCCGGTAATGCAGTTAACATGCTGCGCATAGTTCCTACACAGGCTATCGAACTTGCAACTTTTGAATATGTCAAGCGGGCAATGACTTCAGTACAAGAGAATAGGAAACATTCTGATGGACCAAATGTACAGATTGGTCACGTTAGTCTGAATATCTCTCTCTCTTGGTTATCTCCTATTGCTTTGGCTGGTGCAGCTGCTGGAGTAGTTAGCACGCTTGTCTGCCATCCGCTCGAAGTCCTAAAG GACCGCTTAACTATAAGTCCCGATGCTTACCCGTGCTTGAGCCTTGCAATTGGCAAGATTTACAATAGTGGTGGAATTGGCGGCTTTTATGCTGGTTTATCACCTACATTAATTGGTATGCTCCCATATAGTACTTGCTACTATTTTATGTACGAAACATTGAAGCAATCATATTGCCGAGGTCAAAAGAAACATTCTTTAAGCCGTGCAGAGATGCTGCTACTCGGTGCTCTATCAG GTTTCACAGCTAGCACCATCAGTTTTCCTTTGGAGGTAGCCAGAAAACGATTGATGGTAGGAACTCTGCAGGGTCGATGCCCACCCAACATGGCAGCTGCACTTTCTGAAATCGTTAAGAATGAGGGAATACTAGGACTTTATAGAGGGTGGGGTGCCAGTTGTATGAAAGTTATGCCATCCTCAGGAATCACTTGGATGTTTTATGAAGCATGGAAAGATATTCTGCTTGCTGGGAGACATTCCCAATGA
- the LOC141717572 gene encoding putative mitochondrial adenine nucleotide transporter BTL1 isoform X2 — MTQKSRPDSKHKSLCLTGNLYGGGGGRGDMAMIINVPKQELELADLKYHHASTHTLPLQLGPPIKQFLRTREVGEFLSGALAGAMTKAVLAPLETIRTRMIVGVGSRHIFGSFLEVIEHQGWRGLWAGNAVNMLRIVPTQAIELATFEYVKRAMTSVQENRKHSDGPNVQIGHVSLNISLSWLSPIALAGAAAGVVSTLVCHPLEVLKDRLTISPDAYPCLSLAIGKIYNSGGIGGFYAGLSPTLIGMLPYSTCYYFMYETLKQSYCRGQKKHSLSRAEMLLLGALSGFTASTISFPLEVARKRLMVGTLQGRCPPNMAAALSEIVKNEGILGLYRGWGASCMKVMPSSGITWMFYEAWKDILLAGRHSQ, encoded by the exons ATGACCCAAAAATCACGTCCAGACTCTAAG CACAAGAGCCTTTGCTTAACGGGGAACTTGTACGGCGGCGGCGGCGGCCGTGGAGATATGGCCATGATTATTAATGTCCCAAAACAAGAGTTGGAGCTTGCTGACCTCAAGTACCACCATGCTTCCACCCACACCCTTCCTTTGCAATTAGGACCCCCTATCAAA CAATTTCTGAGGACTAGAGAAGTAGGTGAGTTTCTCAGTGGTGCTCTGGCAGGAGCCATGACCAAAGCTGTTCTCGCGCCTCTCGAAACCATTAG GACAAGAATGATTGTTGGTGTGGGCTCCAGACATATTTTTGGTAGTTTCCTTGAGGTCATCGAACATCAGGGTTGGCGAGGATTATGGGCCGGTAATGCAGTTAACATGCTGCGCATAGTTCCTACACAGGCTATCGAACTTGCAACTTTTGAATATGTCAAGCGGGCAATGACTTCAGTACAAGAGAATAGGAAACATTCTGATGGACCAAATGTACAGATTGGTCACGTTAGTCTGAATATCTCTCTCTCTTGGTTATCTCCTATTGCTTTGGCTGGTGCAGCTGCTGGAGTAGTTAGCACGCTTGTCTGCCATCCGCTCGAAGTCCTAAAG GACCGCTTAACTATAAGTCCCGATGCTTACCCGTGCTTGAGCCTTGCAATTGGCAAGATTTACAATAGTGGTGGAATTGGCGGCTTTTATGCTGGTTTATCACCTACATTAATTGGTATGCTCCCATATAGTACTTGCTACTATTTTATGTACGAAACATTGAAGCAATCATATTGCCGAGGTCAAAAGAAACATTCTTTAAGCCGTGCAGAGATGCTGCTACTCGGTGCTCTATCAG GTTTCACAGCTAGCACCATCAGTTTTCCTTTGGAGGTAGCCAGAAAACGATTGATGGTAGGAACTCTGCAGGGTCGATGCCCACCCAACATGGCAGCTGCACTTTCTGAAATCGTTAAGAATGAGGGAATACTAGGACTTTATAGAGGGTGGGGTGCCAGTTGTATGAAAGTTATGCCATCCTCAGGAATCACTTGGATGTTTTATGAAGCATGGAAAGATATTCTGCTTGCTGGGAGACATTCCCAATGA
- the LOC141717571 gene encoding tyrosine-sulfated glycopeptide receptor 1, whose amino-acid sequence MLSIHSSACCCCYRFFLILFFLGSYCHAAVCNKVDQSSLLVFSQAISFFNWSTSSTQDCCVWEGITCDHNGRVTRLLLPSNHLRGIIHPSIANLTSLVHLNLSNNFLSGPLPPTFFTSLTQIQVIDLSSNRLFGQLPVPGGLPVTVKTLDLSNNHFNGTVPSSFLSQALQLETFNVSNNIFAGSIPSSICTYSPSLSRLDFSYNDFHGEIPMLGDCPKLEALRAGFNNLSGQLPRVIYSALTLREIFLAGNKLSGSIEEGITKLSNLRILSLYANQLTGIIPRNIGNLSSLEQLHLHINTLNGTLPSSLMNCTSLRMLTLRVNFLTGDLSSLDFSKLLQLSIIDLGNNNLSGNLPPSLYMCKSLIAIRLGVNRIQGQISPEIRTLPSLTFLSISNNSLTNITGAIKILMGCKNLRIIIFSMNFFKEAIPEAVETIDSDGFQNLQVLSMGGCNFTGSIPKWLGNLRKLQVLDLSYNRIKGSVPGWFANMSYLFYLDLSDNLLSGDFPKQLIQLPALTSREGADQLDGSNLELPIYVAADNQYNQLASLPPAIYLKNNSFSGNIPIEIGQLKYIQVLDLSCNKFSGTIPNQLSNLTKLEKLDLSGNNLTGEIPASLRQLNFLSSFSVANNSLHGPVPTGGQFDTFTNSSYEGNIGLCGPMTPRNCTSSSKPTHSSVHRRPNKKLIVGLILGICFGIGITLTVIALWILSKRKVLPRSEPDKIDMDTVSFNSHSVICTEFGKDTSLVILFPNITNEIKDLTISEILKATDNFSQANIVGCGGFGLVYKATLVNGTNLAVKKLSGDMGLMEREFKAEVEALSTAQHKNLVSLQGYCVHEGFRLLIYSYMKNGSLDYWLHEKTDGASQLDWPTRLQIARGASCGLAYMHLICEPHIVHRDIKSSNILLDDKFEAHVADFGLSRLILPYHTHVTTELVGTLGYIPPEYGQAWIATLRGDMYSFGVVMLELLTGKRPVEIFKPKMSRELVVWVQQLRSEDKQEEIFDPVLRDKGFEEEMLQVLDMACMCVNRNPFKRPTIREVVDCLKNVGSNSLTAQ is encoded by the coding sequence ATGCTGTCAATTCATTCTTCTGCTTGCTGCTGCTGCTATAGATTCTTCTTAATCCTCTTCTTTCTGGGTTCTTATTGCCATGCTGCTGTTTGCAATAAGGTGGATCAAAGCTCTCTCCTCGTCTTCTCCCAAGCAATCTCTTTCTTCAACTGGTCTACTTCTTCTACGCAAGATTGCTGCGTCTGGGAAGGGATCACTTGCGATCATAATGGTCGTGTTACTCGTTTATTACTTCCGTCCAACCACCTCCGAGGAATCATCCATCCCTCCATAGCTAATCTCACTTCTCTTGTTCACCTCAATCTCTCCAACAACTTTCTTTCCGGCCCTCTACCTCCTACTTTTTTCACGTCCTTGACTCAAATTCAGGTCATTGACTTGAGCTCCAACCGCCTTTTCGGACAACTACCAGTACCCGGGGGCCTGCCTGTTACTGTCAAAACACTTGATCTATCCAACAACCACTTCAACGGGACTGTCCCCTCTTCATTTCTTTCTCAAGCTCTCCAATTGGAAACTTTCAATGTAAGTAACAACATTTTTGCTGGTTCTATTCCTTCGTCAATCTGCACATATTCACCCTCTCTCTCGCGCCTTGATTTCTCCTACAATGACTTTCATGGCGAGATTCCCATGCTCGGGGATTGTCCTAAACTGGAAGCTTTAAGAGCAGGTTTCAATAATCTTTCAGGACAGCTTCCTCGTGTCATATACAGCGCTTTGACACTGCGGGAGATTTTTCTTGCTGGCAATAAGCTGAGTGGATCCATTGAAGAGGGCATTACTAAACTTAGTAACCTCAGGATCCTATCTCTCTATGCCAACCAATTGACAGGAATTATCCCTCGGAATATTGGAAATCTCTCATCATTGGAACAGTTACACCTTCACATCAACACTCTAAATGGGACTCTGCCGTCATCTCTGATGAATTGCACAAGTCTCCGGATGCTGACTTTACGTGTCAACTTCTTAACCGGTGACCTGTCCTCCCTTGATTTCTCCAAGCTCCTTCAGCTTAGCATTATTGACCTTGGGAACAACAATCTCTCTGGAAATTTGCCACCAAGCCTTTACATGTGCAAGTCGCTAATTGCAATTCGACTAGGAGTTAATCGAATACAAGGACAGATCTCGCCTGAAATCCGCACATTACCTTCCCTAACGTTCCTCTCGATTTCCAACAACAGCCTAACCAATATCACAGGGGCAATTAAGATCTTGATGGGCTGTAAGAACCTTCGTATTATCATTTTCTCAATGAATTTCTTTAAAGAGGCAATACCAGAGGCTGTAGAAACAATAGACTCTGATGGATTTCAAAACCTCCAGGTTCTTAGTATGGGTGGTTGTAACTTCACCGGAAGCATTCCCAAATGGTTGGGTAACCTGAGGAAACTACAGGTTCTCGACCTTTCTTATAATAGAATAAAGGGCTCAGTTCCGGGTTGGTTTGCAAATATGTCTTACCTGTTTTACTTGGACTTGTCTGATAACCTGCTATCGGGAGATTTTCCAAAACAGTTAATTCAACTGCCAGCACTGACGTCAAGAGAAGGTGCAGACCAGCTAGATGGTAGTAACTTAGAGTTGCCCATTTATGTAGCAGCTGATAATCAATACAACCAGCTTGCCAGCCTCCCACCAGCAATATACCTCAAAAACAACAGCTTCAGCGGAAATATTCCAATTGAAATAGGCCAATTAAAATATATACAGGTCCTTGATCTCAGTTGCAACAAATTTAGCGGCACTATTCCTAACCAACTATCTAATCTTACCAAGTTAGAGAAGCTGGACCTTTCTGGAAACAATCTTACCGGTGAAATTCCTGCATCACTTAGACAGCTTAATTTCTTGTCTTCTTTCAGTGTTGCAAACAACAGTCTTCATGGTCCAGTACCAACAGGAGGGCAGTTTGATACCTTTACCAATTCCAGCTATGAAGGGAATATAGGGTTGTGTGGTCCAATGACTCCACGGAACTGTACTAGCAGCTCAAAACCTACACATTCTTCTGTGCATAGAAGACCAAATAAGAAACTCATTGTTGGGCTTATCCTTGGAATTTGTTTTGGCATTGGTATCACTCTCACTGTTATAGCATTATGGATATTGTCGAAAAGGAAAGTCCTGCCTCGAAGTGAGCCTGATAAGATTGATATGGACACAGTATCCTTCAATTCTCATTCAGTGATATGTACTGAATTTGGGAAGGATACCAGCCTTGTAATTCTGTTTCCAAATATTACAAATGAGATCAAAGATCTTACAATATCTGAGATTTTGAAGGCCACCGACAATTTCAGCCAAGCCAACATTGTTGGCTGTGGAGGTTTTGGTTTGGTATATAAAGCAACTTTAGTTAATGGTACCAATCTAGCCGTTAAAAAACTTTCTGGAGATATGGGTTTGATGGAGAGGGAATTCAAAGCAGAAGTAGAAGCGCTATCCACAGCTCAGCACAAAAATTTGGTTTCTTTGCAAGGTTATTGTGTACATGAGGGTTTTAGGTTACTTATATATTCCTATATGAAAAATGGGAGTCTGGATTACTGGTTGCATGAGAAGACTGATGGAGCATCTCAACTGGATTGGCCTACGCGACTGCAGATTGCACGAGGGGCAAGTTGCGGGCTGGCTTATATGCACTTGATCTGTGAACCGCATATTGTGCATCGTGACATAAAGTCCAGTAATATCCTTCTTGATGATAAGTTTGAAGCTCATGTGGCAGATTTTGGATTGTCAAGATTGATTCTTCCATATCATACTCATGTAACCACAGAGCTGGTAGGTACCCTGGGCTATATTCCCCCCGAGTATGGCCAAGCATGGATAGCTACCTTGAGAGGCGACATGTACAGTTTTGGTGTTGTGATGCTTGAATTGCTCACTGGGAAAAGGCCTGTTGAAATATTCAAACCAAAGATGTCGAGGGAATTAGTAGTGTGGGTGCAACAACTGAGAAGTGAAGATAAACaagaagaaatctttgatcctGTCCTCAGAGACAAGGGCTTTGAAGAAGAGATGCTTCAGGTGCTTGATATGGCCTGCATGTGTGTAAATAGAAATCCTTTTAAAAGACCTACCATTAGAGAAGTAGTTGACTGTCTCAAGAATGTAGGATCCAATTCACTGACGGCACAATAA